A genomic window from Pseudomonas argentinensis includes:
- a CDS encoding tRNA dihydrouridine synthase — translation MQIALAPMEGLVDEILRDVLTRVGGIDWCVTEFIRVTDRVLPRSTYRKLAPELFSGARTAAGTPLRVQLLGSDPKCLGDNAAYACVLGAPVIDLNFGCPAKTVNKSRGGAVLLKEPELLHAIVREVRRSVPAPIPVTAKMRLGFDHKDLALDCARALAEGGAAQIVVHARTKVEGYKPPAHWEWVARVQEVVAVPVYANGDIWSVEDWRRCREVSGAEHFMLGRGVVARPDLARQIAAAKVGQDAGVMTWVELQALLGEFWLQARRKISPRYAPGRLKQWLAMLTRSYPEAVELFALVRRETSCQIIDALLGVSIAPAEVSALQALAADDEAFSALR, via the coding sequence ATGCAGATCGCCCTGGCGCCCATGGAGGGGCTGGTCGATGAAATCCTCCGCGATGTGCTGACCCGGGTTGGCGGCATCGACTGGTGCGTGACCGAGTTCATCCGCGTGACCGATCGCGTGCTGCCCAGGTCGACCTACCGCAAGCTGGCACCCGAGCTGTTCAGCGGCGCCCGTACGGCTGCCGGCACGCCACTGCGCGTGCAACTGCTCGGCTCCGACCCCAAGTGTCTGGGCGACAATGCCGCCTATGCCTGCGTACTCGGCGCGCCGGTGATCGACCTGAATTTCGGCTGCCCGGCCAAGACGGTGAACAAGTCCCGCGGCGGGGCGGTGCTGCTCAAGGAGCCGGAGCTGCTGCACGCCATCGTGCGCGAGGTGCGCCGCAGCGTACCGGCGCCCATTCCCGTTACCGCCAAGATGCGCCTGGGCTTCGATCACAAGGATCTGGCCCTCGATTGCGCCCGGGCGCTGGCCGAGGGCGGCGCCGCGCAGATCGTCGTGCACGCACGCACCAAGGTCGAGGGCTACAAGCCGCCGGCCCACTGGGAGTGGGTGGCACGGGTGCAGGAAGTGGTCGCCGTGCCGGTGTATGCCAATGGCGATATCTGGTCCGTCGAGGACTGGCGACGCTGCCGCGAGGTGAGCGGCGCCGAGCATTTCATGCTGGGCCGTGGCGTGGTGGCGCGGCCCGACCTGGCTCGGCAGATCGCCGCGGCAAAGGTCGGTCAGGATGCCGGCGTGATGACCTGGGTAGAGTTGCAGGCGCTGCTGGGCGAATTCTGGCTGCAGGCACGGCGCAAGATCTCGCCGCGCTACGCCCCTGGCCGGCTCAAGCAATGGCTGGCGATGCTCACGCGCAGCTATCCGGAGGCGGTCGAGTTGTTCGCCCTGGTACGGCGGGAGACCAGCTGCCAGATCATCGATGCGCTGCTGGGCGTAAGCATCGCGCCGGCAGAGGTAAGCGCTCTGCAAGCGCTCGCAGCCGACGACGAGGCGTTCAGCGCCCTCCGCTGA
- a CDS encoding EAL domain-containing protein — translation MGNSNDKRPPLPHVPVLDPAEFEKTWRDSQHLLAALNGAGLGAWFWNVDTGEVSWSRGAQKVFGLDPTRPLSAPVDYIGLIPEEERGEVLRMFQAVIDGSPTAEPIRHRIQWPDGSLRWIEITGSLQAGDGGQNRMFGVVRDITRQRVQEQALADSQERLRMALESADLGTWDWHIPSDTLFASPRAAVLHGLPDAAFQGPFPDFFAHVPPQDLQALRQAYRDLLPDNGQDSQVTYRTVHANGQTHYLESTAKLHRDDQGQPVRMTGIMIDTSERTLREQRLQASERKFAMVFQASPDPICVTTLPEGRILEINPAFTQAFGWRPAEVSGRNIFKLAPWQVLPEDSPLRAKILGGTDLTDERIDLHDPQGRLMSCIVSCRRLELAGQPCVLSKFRDITEQQRAEAALKASQEKFYKAFHSSPDAITITTRDTGRYIEINDGFTRLTGYSAEEVIGRTSTEVGIWPDDHQRQRLLATLREQGHIQRIEMSGRDRHGKHLEVEISFEPIELDGTQCLLVTARDISELKAAQQQIQHLAYHDPLTSLPNRALLMDRLTQQIALLQRHALRGALLFLDLDHFKHINDSLGHPFGDAVLKLITARLEVSVREEDTVARLGGDEFVVLLTGIEGTLEEVISHAGHAAEKLRTLLSEPMLLEGHRLQVTPSIGIALIPDHGQTPADLLKRADIALYRAKDSGRNAIQLFHSSMQHAASERLRLENELRTALSRGEFELYFQAQVDARTDQIIGAEALLRWAHPTLGEQSPALFIHVLEESGLILEVGAWVMGEACHACAQLLEDGLIDERFSLCVNISTRQFRQGDFVERVEHCLRQNMLPQGMLKLEITEGIVIEDIDDTISKMNRLRQLGVSFAMDDFGTGYSSLTYLKRLPVDVLKIDQSFVRDATSNPSDAEIIRAVVALGLSLGLEVIAEGVEQQSQLDFLQSQGCNCYQGYLFSRPQPLPAFRALLSHSDQRLPH, via the coding sequence ATGGGCAATTCCAACGACAAACGCCCACCGTTGCCCCATGTACCGGTGCTCGACCCAGCCGAGTTCGAAAAGACCTGGCGCGACAGCCAACACCTGCTGGCTGCCCTCAATGGTGCCGGACTCGGCGCCTGGTTCTGGAACGTCGACACCGGCGAGGTCAGCTGGTCCCGTGGCGCCCAGAAGGTATTCGGCCTCGACCCGACCCGCCCGCTCAGCGCCCCCGTCGACTATATCGGGCTGATTCCCGAGGAGGAGCGCGGCGAAGTGCTGCGCATGTTCCAGGCAGTGATCGATGGCTCGCCCACGGCCGAGCCGATTCGCCATCGCATTCAATGGCCGGACGGCAGCCTGCGCTGGATCGAGATCACCGGCAGCCTGCAGGCCGGCGATGGCGGCCAGAACCGGATGTTCGGCGTGGTGCGCGACATCACCCGCCAGCGCGTCCAGGAACAGGCCCTGGCCGACAGCCAGGAGCGCCTGCGCATGGCGCTCGAATCGGCGGATCTGGGCACCTGGGACTGGCACATCCCCAGCGACACCCTGTTCGCCTCACCGCGCGCCGCCGTCCTTCATGGGCTGCCGGACGCGGCCTTCCAGGGTCCCTTCCCGGACTTTTTCGCCCACGTGCCCCCGCAGGATCTTCAGGCCCTGCGGCAGGCCTATCGCGACCTGCTGCCCGATAACGGCCAGGACTCCCAGGTGACCTACCGCACGGTGCACGCCAACGGCCAGACCCATTACCTGGAAAGCACCGCCAAGCTGCACCGCGATGACCAGGGCCAGCCCGTGCGCATGACCGGCATCATGATCGACACCAGCGAACGCACCCTGCGCGAGCAGCGCCTGCAGGCCTCGGAACGCAAGTTCGCCATGGTCTTCCAGGCCAGCCCCGACCCGATCTGCGTCACCACCCTGCCGGAAGGCCGGATCCTGGAAATCAACCCGGCGTTCACCCAGGCCTTCGGCTGGCGGCCGGCGGAAGTCAGCGGCCGCAATATCTTCAAGCTCGCGCCCTGGCAGGTGCTACCCGAGGATTCGCCGCTGCGCGCCAAGATTCTCGGCGGCACCGACCTGACCGACGAACGCATCGACCTGCACGACCCGCAAGGCCGCCTGATGAGCTGCATCGTGTCGTGCCGGCGCCTGGAACTGGCCGGCCAGCCCTGTGTGCTCAGCAAGTTTCGCGACATCACCGAGCAACAACGCGCCGAGGCGGCGCTCAAGGCCAGCCAGGAAAAATTCTACAAGGCCTTTCACTCCAGCCCGGACGCGATCACCATCACCACCCGCGACACCGGCCGTTACATCGAGATCAACGACGGCTTCACCCGCCTCACCGGTTACAGCGCCGAGGAAGTCATCGGCCGCACCTCGACCGAGGTGGGCATCTGGCCCGACGATCACCAACGCCAGCGCCTGCTCGCCACCCTGCGCGAGCAGGGCCATATCCAGCGCATCGAGATGAGCGGTCGCGACCGCCATGGCAAGCACCTGGAAGTGGAAATCTCCTTCGAACCGATCGAGCTGGATGGCACCCAGTGCCTGCTGGTCACCGCCCGCGACATCAGCGAACTCAAGGCCGCCCAGCAGCAGATTCAGCACCTGGCCTACCACGACCCGCTGACCAGCCTGCCCAATCGCGCCCTGCTGATGGATCGCCTGACCCAGCAGATCGCCCTGCTGCAGCGCCACGCACTGCGCGGCGCCCTGCTGTTTCTCGACCTCGACCATTTCAAGCACATCAACGACTCGCTCGGCCACCCGTTCGGCGATGCGGTGCTCAAGCTGATCACCGCCCGCCTGGAAGTCAGCGTGCGCGAGGAAGACACCGTGGCGCGCCTGGGCGGCGACGAATTCGTGGTACTGCTCACCGGCATCGAGGGTACGCTGGAAGAAGTCATCAGCCACGCCGGCCATGCCGCCGAAAAGCTGCGCACCCTGCTCAGCGAACCCATGCTGCTCGAAGGCCATCGCCTGCAGGTCACCCCGAGCATCGGCATCGCCCTGATCCCCGACCACGGCCAGACGCCGGCCGACCTGCTCAAGCGCGCCGACATCGCCCTGTACCGTGCCAAGGATTCGGGCCGCAACGCCATTCAGCTGTTCCACAGCTCCATGCAGCACGCCGCCAGCGAGCGCCTGCGCCTGGAGAACGAGCTGCGCACGGCCCTGAGCCGTGGCGAATTCGAGTTGTATTTCCAGGCCCAGGTGGACGCCCGCACCGATCAGATCATTGGCGCCGAAGCACTGCTGCGCTGGGCCCACCCGACCCTCGGCGAACAATCGCCAGCGCTGTTCATCCACGTGCTGGAGGAAAGCGGCCTGATCCTCGAGGTCGGCGCCTGGGTGATGGGCGAAGCCTGCCACGCCTGCGCGCAGCTGCTGGAGGACGGCCTGATCGACGAGCGCTTCAGCCTGTGCGTGAACATCAGCACGCGGCAGTTCCGCCAGGGCGATTTCGTCGAGCGCGTCGAGCATTGCCTGCGCCAGAACATGCTGCCCCAGGGCATGCTCAAGCTGGAAATCACCGAAGGCATCGTCATCGAGGACATCGACGACACCATCAGCAAGATGAACCGTCTGCGCCAGCTGGGCGTCAGTTTCGCCATGGACGATTTCGGCACCGGCTACTCGTCGCTCACCTACCTCAAACGCCTGCCGGTGGACGTGCTGAAGATCGACCAGTCGTTCGTGCGCGACGCCACCAGCAACCCGAGCGATGCGGAAATCATCCGCGCCGTGGTGGCCCTCGGCCTGAGCCTGGGCCTGGAGGTCATCGCCGAAGGCGTGGAACAGCAGAGCCAGCTGGACTTCCTGCAGAGCCAGGGCTGCAACTGCTACCAGGGCTACCTGTTCAGCCGCCCACAGCCGCTACCGGCCTTTCGGGCCCTGCTCAGCCACAGCGACCAGCGCCTGCCGCACTGA
- the leuD gene encoding 3-isopropylmalate dehydratase small subunit — MKAFTQHTGLVCPLDRANVDTDQIIPKQFLKSIKRTGFGPNLFDEWRYLDVGQPNQDNANRPLNRDFVLNFPRYQGASVLLARENFGCGSSREHAPWALDEYGFRTVIAPSFADIFFNNSFKNGLLPIVLAEEDVDALFEQTEATEGYQLTVDLQAQTVTRPDGVQYAFEVDAFRKHCLLNGLDDIGLTLQDAEAIRAFEVGYQQRQPWLFGAIK, encoded by the coding sequence ATGAAAGCCTTTACCCAACACACCGGCCTGGTCTGTCCGCTCGACCGTGCCAACGTCGACACCGACCAGATCATCCCCAAGCAATTCCTGAAGTCGATCAAGCGCACCGGCTTCGGTCCCAACCTGTTCGACGAGTGGCGTTACCTGGATGTCGGCCAGCCCAACCAGGACAACGCCAACCGTCCGCTCAACCGGGATTTCGTGCTCAACTTTCCCCGTTACCAGGGCGCCAGCGTGCTGCTCGCTCGCGAGAACTTCGGTTGTGGTTCGAGCCGTGAGCACGCGCCCTGGGCGCTGGACGAGTACGGTTTCCGCACGGTGATCGCGCCGAGCTTCGCCGATATCTTCTTCAACAACAGCTTCAAGAATGGCCTGCTGCCCATCGTGCTGGCCGAAGAAGACGTCGATGCGCTGTTCGAACAGACCGAAGCCACCGAGGGCTACCAGCTGACCGTCGACCTCCAGGCGCAGACCGTGACCCGCCCCGATGGCGTGCAGTACGCCTTCGAGGTCGACGCCTTCCGCAAGCACTGCCTGCTCAACGGCCTGGACGACATCGGCCTGACCCTGCAGGACGCCGAGGCGATTCGCGCTTTCGAGGTCGGTTATCAGCAGCGCCAGCCCTGGTTGTTCGGGGCCATCAAGTAA
- a CDS encoding acyl-CoA thioesterase, translated as MNWDRPDPFTIDLMVGSEDIDGLGHANNAVYVTWLERCAWRHSQSLGLDLVEYRRLDRAMAVVRHEIDYLSSAYEGQALVMGTWIVASDQRLKMDRCFQLVRPQDGATLLRARTTFVCIELSSGRPKRMPAEFVASYGRALLPA; from the coding sequence GTGAACTGGGATCGCCCTGATCCATTCACCATCGACCTGATGGTCGGCAGCGAGGATATCGACGGCCTCGGCCACGCCAACAACGCCGTCTATGTGACCTGGCTGGAACGCTGCGCCTGGCGGCATTCGCAATCGCTGGGGCTGGATCTGGTCGAGTACCGGCGCCTGGATCGGGCCATGGCGGTGGTGCGCCACGAGATCGACTACCTGAGCAGCGCCTACGAAGGCCAGGCGCTGGTCATGGGTACCTGGATCGTCGCATCCGACCAGCGTCTGAAGATGGATCGCTGTTTCCAGTTGGTGCGCCCCCAGGACGGCGCCACCTTGCTGCGCGCGCGCACCACCTTCGTCTGCATCGAGCTGTCCAGCGGGCGGCCCAAGCGCATGCCGGCCGAATTCGTCGCGAGCTATGGCAGGGCATTGCTGCCCGCCTGA
- the leuC gene encoding 3-isopropylmalate dehydratase large subunit has translation MTGKTLYDKLWDMHEVKRRDDGSSLIYIDRHILHEVTSPQAFEGLRLAGRKPWRIDANIATPDHNVPTTRAERLGGLDAIADEVSRIQVKTLDENCDDFGILEFKMNDVRQGIVHVVGPEQGATLPGMTVVCGDSHTSTHGAFGALAHGIGTSEVEHVLATQCLVAKKMKNMQVRIEGKLPFGVTAKDIVLAVIGRIGTAGGNGHALEFAGSAIRELSLEGRMTICNMSIEAGARVGLVAVDEKTIAYVEGRPYSPKGADWQKAVAVWRDLVSDADAHFDTVVELQACDIKPQVSWGTSPEMVLAVDQNVPDPARESDPVKKDSITRALKYMGLAANQPITDIRLDRVFIGSCTNSRIEDLRAAAEVAKGRKVAATVKQALVVPGSGLVKAQAESEGLDKIFIEAGFEWREPGCSMCLAMNPDKLGSGEHCASTSNRNFEGRQGAGGRTHLVSPAMAAAAAVTGRFIDVRELIQA, from the coding sequence ATGACCGGCAAGACGCTCTACGACAAGTTGTGGGACATGCACGAAGTGAAGCGCCGCGACGACGGCTCGTCGCTCATTTACATCGACCGCCATATCCTTCACGAAGTGACGTCGCCCCAGGCCTTCGAAGGCCTGCGCCTGGCCGGGCGCAAGCCATGGCGCATCGATGCCAATATCGCCACGCCGGACCACAACGTGCCGACCACCCGCGCCGAGCGCCTCGGTGGCCTCGACGCCATCGCCGATGAAGTCTCGCGCATCCAGGTCAAGACCCTGGACGAGAACTGCGATGACTTCGGCATCCTCGAATTCAAGATGAACGACGTGCGCCAGGGCATCGTCCACGTGGTCGGCCCGGAGCAGGGCGCCACCCTGCCGGGCATGACCGTGGTCTGCGGCGACTCGCACACCTCCACCCATGGCGCCTTCGGTGCCCTGGCCCATGGCATCGGCACCTCCGAGGTCGAGCATGTGCTCGCCACCCAGTGCCTGGTCGCCAAGAAGATGAAGAACATGCAGGTGCGCATCGAAGGCAAGCTGCCGTTCGGCGTCACCGCCAAGGACATCGTGCTCGCGGTGATCGGCAGGATCGGCACCGCCGGCGGCAATGGCCATGCCCTGGAATTCGCCGGCAGCGCGATCCGCGAGCTGTCCCTGGAAGGGCGCATGACCATCTGCAACATGTCCATCGAAGCCGGTGCGCGGGTAGGGCTGGTGGCGGTCGACGAGAAAACCATCGCCTACGTCGAAGGCCGTCCGTATTCGCCGAAGGGCGCGGACTGGCAAAAAGCCGTGGCCGTATGGCGTGATCTGGTTTCCGATGCCGACGCGCATTTCGACACTGTCGTCGAGCTGCAGGCCTGCGACATCAAGCCCCAGGTCAGCTGGGGTACCTCCCCGGAAATGGTGCTGGCCGTCGACCAGAACGTGCCGGATCCGGCTCGGGAAAGCGACCCGGTGAAAAAGGATTCGATCACCCGCGCGCTCAAGTACATGGGCCTGGCGGCCAACCAGCCGATCACCGATATCAGGCTCGATCGCGTGTTCATCGGCTCGTGCACCAACTCGCGTATCGAAGACCTGCGCGCCGCCGCCGAGGTGGCCAAGGGCCGCAAGGTCGCCGCCACGGTCAAGCAGGCGCTGGTGGTGCCGGGCTCCGGTCTGGTCAAGGCCCAGGCGGAAAGCGAAGGGCTGGACAAGATCTTCATCGAGGCCGGCTTCGAATGGCGTGAACCGGGCTGCTCCATGTGCCTGGCCATGAACCCGGACAAACTGGGCAGCGGCGAGCATTGCGCCTCGACCTCCAACCGCAACTTCGAAGGCCGCCAGGGCGCCGGTGGCCGTACCCACCTGGTCAGCCCGGCCATGGCCGCGGCGGCGGCGGTGACCGGGCGCTTCATCGACGTTCGCGAATTGATCCAGGCCTGA
- a CDS encoding SDR family oxidoreductase, which translates to MCKVMLVTGASRGIGAATARLAAQQGYRVVVNFHRQRDAAEALVEAIAVQGGQALALQADVADEDQVRRLFAEIDTHLGRLDVLVNNAGILEQQMRLQRMSLERWQRVFATNVYGSFLCSREAIARMSTRQGGRGGVIVNVSSIAARLGAPEEYIDYAAAKGAVDSMTVGLAKELAADGIRVNAVRPGVIDTEIHASGGEPQRVARVAASVPLGRGGRADEVAEAIVWLASEQASYTTGSLLDVSGGR; encoded by the coding sequence ATGTGCAAGGTAATGCTGGTTACCGGCGCCAGTCGTGGCATCGGCGCAGCCACGGCCAGGCTGGCGGCGCAGCAGGGCTACCGCGTGGTGGTCAACTTCCACCGCCAGCGTGACGCCGCCGAGGCGCTCGTCGAGGCGATCGCAGTCCAGGGCGGCCAGGCGCTGGCGCTGCAGGCCGATGTGGCGGACGAAGATCAGGTGCGCCGGCTGTTCGCCGAGATCGACACGCACCTGGGGCGCCTGGACGTGCTGGTCAACAACGCCGGGATACTGGAGCAGCAGATGCGCCTGCAACGGATGAGCCTGGAGCGCTGGCAACGGGTGTTCGCCACCAATGTGTACGGCAGCTTCCTGTGCAGCCGCGAGGCGATCGCGCGGATGTCCACCCGCCAGGGCGGGCGTGGCGGCGTGATCGTCAACGTTTCATCGATCGCCGCCCGCCTCGGCGCGCCCGAGGAGTACATCGACTACGCCGCGGCCAAGGGCGCGGTCGACAGCATGACGGTGGGGCTGGCCAAGGAGCTCGCCGCCGACGGCATTCGCGTCAATGCCGTGCGCCCCGGGGTGATCGACACCGAGATCCACGCCAGCGGCGGCGAGCCGCAACGGGTGGCGCGGGTGGCGGCCAGCGTGCCACTGGGCCGTGGCGGGCGCGCCGACGAGGTGGCGGAGGCGATTGTATGGCTGGCCAGCGAGCAGGCCAGCTACACCACCGGCTCGTTGCTGGACGTCAGCGGAGGGCGCTGA
- a CDS encoding nucleoside 2-deoxyribosyltransferase, with amino-acid sequence MSAAAHPKVYLAGFDVFRGDAVERGEYLKRLCREQGLEGLYPFDNEVPGGLAPAEQAAQICQLNLAMIRDADAVLANLNPFRGSEPDSGTAFEVGAAVALGKPVWAYFEPRGSMRQWLPGDEAGRDADGYFIEDFGLPRNLMLACSWAGCSASVEEGVAALRRHLRGASGI; translated from the coding sequence ATGAGTGCAGCAGCTCACCCTAAGGTCTACCTGGCTGGTTTCGACGTGTTCAGGGGCGATGCCGTCGAGCGGGGCGAATACCTCAAGCGCCTGTGCCGCGAGCAGGGGCTCGAAGGGCTCTATCCGTTCGACAACGAGGTGCCCGGAGGCCTGGCGCCCGCCGAGCAGGCGGCGCAGATCTGTCAGCTCAACCTGGCGATGATCCGTGACGCCGACGCCGTGCTGGCCAACCTCAATCCCTTTCGCGGCTCGGAGCCGGATTCCGGCACCGCATTCGAGGTCGGGGCGGCGGTAGCCCTGGGCAAGCCGGTGTGGGCGTACTTCGAGCCCCGGGGCAGCATGCGCCAGTGGCTGCCTGGTGACGAAGCGGGCCGTGATGCCGATGGCTACTTCATCGAGGATTTCGGCCTGCCGCGCAACCTGATGCTCGCCTGCTCCTGGGCAGGCTGCAGCGCCAGTGTGGAGGAGGGCGTCGCGGCGCTGCGTCGCCATCTGCGCGGCGCTTCGGGCATCTGA
- the gltX gene encoding glutamate--tRNA ligase, which yields MTTVRTRIAPSPTGDPHVGTAYIALFNLCFARQHGGEFILRIEDTDQVRSTRESEQQIYDALRWLGIEWNEGPDVGGPYGPYRQSERGEIYRKYALELVEKGHAFYCFCTPEELDQMRAEQMARGETPRYDGRGLLLSDEEVQRRLAAGEPHVIRMKVPSEGVCVVPDMLRGDVEIPWDRMDMQVLMKTDGLPTYFLANVVDDHLMKITHVLRGEEWLPSAPKLILLYEYFGWEKPQLCYMPLLRNPDKSKLSKRKNPTSITFYERMGFLPQAMLNYLGRMGWSMPDEREKFTLGEMIANFDVQRVSLGGPIFDLEKLSWLNGQWMRDLSVEEFAAGVQKWAFNSDYLMKIAPHVQGRVETFSQIAPLAGFFFAGGVQPDKALFAHKKLSDDQVRQLMQLILWKLEALRQWEKERITACIQSVVEHLELKLRDAMPLMFAAVTGQASSVSVLDAMEILGPDLTRFRLRQAIELLGGVSKKENKEWEKLLASIG from the coding sequence ATGACCACCGTTCGCACTCGCATCGCTCCGTCGCCCACCGGCGATCCTCATGTCGGCACCGCCTATATCGCTCTGTTCAACCTGTGCTTCGCCAGGCAGCATGGCGGCGAGTTCATCCTGCGCATCGAGGATACCGACCAGGTCCGTTCGACCCGCGAATCGGAGCAGCAGATCTATGATGCCCTGCGCTGGCTGGGTATCGAGTGGAACGAAGGCCCGGACGTCGGCGGCCCCTATGGCCCTTACCGGCAGAGCGAGCGTGGCGAGATCTACCGCAAGTACGCCCTGGAGCTGGTGGAAAAGGGCCACGCCTTCTACTGCTTCTGCACCCCGGAAGAGCTCGACCAGATGCGCGCCGAGCAGATGGCCCGTGGCGAGACGCCACGCTACGACGGCCGCGGCCTGCTGCTCTCCGACGAGGAGGTGCAGCGTCGCCTGGCGGCCGGCGAGCCCCACGTGATCCGCATGAAGGTGCCGAGCGAGGGCGTCTGCGTGGTGCCGGACATGCTGCGCGGCGACGTGGAGATTCCGTGGGATCGCATGGACATGCAGGTGCTGATGAAGACCGATGGCCTGCCGACCTACTTCCTGGCCAACGTGGTCGACGACCACCTGATGAAGATCACCCACGTGCTGCGTGGCGAGGAGTGGCTGCCGTCGGCGCCCAAGCTGATCCTGCTGTACGAATACTTCGGCTGGGAAAAACCGCAGCTGTGCTACATGCCGCTGCTGCGTAACCCGGACAAGAGCAAACTGTCCAAGCGCAAGAACCCGACCTCGATCACCTTCTACGAGCGCATGGGCTTCCTGCCTCAGGCGATGCTCAACTACCTGGGCCGCATGGGCTGGTCGATGCCGGACGAGCGCGAGAAATTCACCCTCGGGGAGATGATTGCCAACTTCGACGTGCAGCGCGTCTCCCTCGGTGGGCCGATCTTCGACCTGGAGAAGCTGTCCTGGCTCAACGGCCAGTGGATGCGCGACCTGAGCGTAGAGGAATTTGCCGCTGGCGTGCAGAAGTGGGCCTTCAACAGCGACTACCTGATGAAGATCGCGCCCCACGTGCAGGGCCGGGTGGAGACCTTCAGCCAGATCGCCCCGCTGGCGGGCTTCTTCTTTGCCGGTGGCGTGCAGCCGGACAAGGCGCTGTTCGCCCACAAGAAGCTCTCCGACGACCAGGTGCGCCAGCTCATGCAGCTGATCCTCTGGAAGCTCGAAGCGCTGCGCCAGTGGGAGAAGGAGCGCATCACCGCCTGTATTCAATCGGTGGTCGAGCACCTGGAGCTGAAACTGCGCGACGCCATGCCGCTGATGTTCGCTGCGGTCACCGGCCAGGCCAGCTCGGTATCGGTACTCGACGCCATGGAGATTCTCGGCCCGGACCTCACCCGTTTCCGCCTGCGCCAGGCCATCGAGCTGCTCGGCGGCGTGTCGAAGAAGGAGAACAAGGAGTGGGAAAAACTGCTGGCCAGCATCGGCTGA
- a CDS encoding Hsp20 family protein, which yields MSTAFSMTPLFRQSIGFDRFNDLFESAMRNETSSSYPPYNVEKHADDQYRIVIAAAGFQDEDLDLQVERGVLTVTGGKRAGNGNGDNVTYLYQGIAQRSFKLSFRLADHIEVKSASLVNGLLNIELERHVPEEAKAKRIPIGSARPALEN from the coding sequence ATGAGCACTGCATTTTCCATGACCCCGCTGTTCCGTCAGTCCATTGGCTTCGACCGTTTCAACGACCTGTTCGAATCGGCGATGCGCAACGAGACGAGCAGCAGCTACCCACCCTACAACGTCGAGAAGCATGCCGACGACCAGTACCGGATCGTCATCGCTGCCGCTGGATTCCAGGATGAAGATCTGGATCTGCAGGTCGAGCGCGGCGTGCTGACCGTGACCGGCGGCAAGCGTGCGGGCAATGGCAACGGTGACAATGTCACCTACCTGTATCAGGGCATCGCTCAGCGTTCGTTCAAGCTGTCGTTCCGCCTGGCCGATCATATCGAGGTCAAGAGCGCCAGCCTGGTGAACGGCCTGCTCAACATCGAGCTGGAGCGCCATGTGCCGGAAGAGGCCAAGGCCAAGCGCATCCCGATCGGGTCGGCACGCCCGGCACTGGAGAACTGA
- a CDS encoding LysR family transcriptional regulator — translation MDLATLNAFIAIAELGSFSEAAIRLHLTQPAVSKRIASLEQQLRVRLFDRLGREVSLTEAGRALLPRAYQILNVLEDTRRALTNLNGEITGRLTLATSHHIGLHRLPPLLRAFTRAHPQVALDIQFLDSEVAYDEVFHGRAELAVITLAPDTRDPVRAVPVWDDPLDFVTAPEHPLAQGTGVTLADVALHPAVFPGGNTFTHHIVQRLFEAENLTPNIAMSTNYLETIKMMVSIGLAWSVLPRTMLDEQVARLPLPGIQLSRQLGYIVHTERTLSNAARAFMQLLDSHRDSLALAPGQQLT, via the coding sequence ATGGATCTCGCCACCCTCAATGCCTTTATCGCCATCGCCGAACTCGGCAGCTTCTCCGAGGCCGCCATACGCCTGCACCTCACCCAGCCGGCGGTGAGCAAACGCATCGCCAGCCTCGAGCAGCAGCTGCGCGTGCGCCTGTTCGACCGCCTCGGCCGCGAGGTGAGCCTGACCGAAGCCGGCCGCGCCCTGCTGCCGCGTGCCTATCAGATTCTCAACGTGCTGGAGGACACCCGCCGGGCGCTGACCAACCTCAACGGCGAGATCACCGGGCGGCTGACCCTCGCCACCAGCCACCATATCGGTCTGCACCGCCTGCCGCCGCTGCTGCGCGCCTTTACCCGCGCCCACCCGCAAGTGGCGCTGGATATCCAGTTTCTCGACTCGGAAGTGGCCTATGACGAAGTGTTCCACGGCCGCGCCGAGCTGGCGGTGATCACCCTGGCACCGGATACCCGCGATCCGGTGCGCGCCGTGCCGGTATGGGACGACCCGCTGGATTTCGTCACCGCGCCTGAACATCCGCTGGCCCAGGGCACCGGCGTGACGCTTGCCGACGTGGCCCTGCACCCGGCAGTGTTTCCTGGCGGCAACACCTTTACCCACCATATCGTGCAGCGCCTGTTCGAGGCCGAGAACCTGACCCCCAACATCGCCATGAGCACCAACTACCTGGAGACCATCAAGATGATGGTCTCCATCGGCCTGGCCTGGAGCGTGCTGCCGCGCACCATGCTCGACGAGCAGGTGGCCCGCCTGCCCCTGCCGGGCATCCAGCTGTCGCGTCAGCTCGGTTATATCGTGCATACCGAACGCACCCTGTCGAACGCCGCCAGGGCCTTCATGCAACTGCTCGACAGTCATCGCGACAGTCTTGCTTTAGCGCCGGGGCAGCAGCTAACGTGA